In Anaerolineales bacterium, the following proteins share a genomic window:
- a CDS encoding aminotransferase class V-fold PLP-dependent enzyme, with amino-acid sequence MFNLEKHFLLDPSVVFLNHGSFGATPKPVFREYQRWQAELEKQPVEFLGRRITSLMADARAALGEYVGAHADNLVYAQNATIALNIVARSLDLKPDDEVLASAHEYGAVDRMWRFLSRERGFRYVNRATTTPIPSKEKFVEEFWAGVIQNTRVICLSQITSPTAVTLPIAEIAARGHEAGILVIVDGAHVPGHIPLHLDSLGVDFYAGNLHKWLCAPKGAGFLYARPEAQTLVKPLVVSWGYEPETPGSSVFVDHHEWWGTRDMAALLSVPAAIQFQQEHDWERVRDACHQLARDAQKRICALTGLPPLHPLEGDWFRQMFAAPLPAKTDVAALKTRLYDEYRIEVPIIEWNGNKLIRVSVQGYNTEEDVDALYNALTDLL; translated from the coding sequence ATGTTCAACCTCGAAAAACACTTTCTGCTCGATCCCTCCGTCGTTTTCTTGAATCACGGTTCGTTCGGCGCGACGCCGAAGCCGGTCTTCCGCGAATATCAGCGCTGGCAAGCGGAGTTGGAGAAGCAACCCGTCGAATTTCTGGGACGACGAATTACCTCCTTGATGGCGGACGCGCGCGCGGCTCTCGGCGAGTACGTTGGCGCGCACGCCGATAATTTGGTCTACGCCCAGAATGCGACGATCGCGCTCAACATCGTCGCGCGTTCGCTCGATTTGAAGCCGGACGATGAAGTCCTCGCGTCGGCTCACGAATACGGCGCAGTGGACCGCATGTGGAGGTTCCTTTCTCGCGAGCGTGGCTTTCGATATGTCAACCGCGCAACGACAACGCCGATTCCGTCGAAGGAGAAATTTGTCGAGGAGTTTTGGGCGGGCGTGATCCAAAATACGCGCGTGATTTGTTTGAGTCAGATCACGTCGCCTACGGCGGTGACGCTTCCTATAGCCGAGATCGCCGCACGGGGGCATGAAGCGGGAATCCTCGTCATCGTGGATGGGGCGCATGTCCCTGGTCATATCCCGCTTCATCTTGATTCGCTCGGCGTAGATTTTTATGCCGGCAATTTGCATAAGTGGCTGTGCGCGCCGAAAGGGGCGGGCTTTTTGTATGCGCGTCCTGAAGCGCAAACGTTGGTCAAGCCGCTGGTCGTCTCGTGGGGCTATGAACCCGAAACGCCGGGCAGTTCGGTGTTTGTGGATCATCACGAGTGGTGGGGCACGCGTGATATGGCGGCGCTTTTATCCGTCCCTGCGGCGATTCAATTTCAGCAGGAACACGATTGGGAACGCGTGCGCGACGCGTGTCATCAGCTCGCGCGGGATGCTCAAAAAAGAATTTGCGCTTTGACCGGTTTGCCTCCGCTTCACCCGCTGGAGGGGGATTGGTTTCGCCAAATGTTCGCCGCGCCTCTGCCCGCGAAGACCGATGTCGCGGCATTGAAGACTCGTTTGTATGACGAATATCGAATCGAAGTTCCTATCATCGAATGGAACGGGAACAAATTGATTCGAGTTTCCGTTCAAGGGTATAACACGGAGGAAGATGTGGACGCTTTGTATAATGCCCTTACCGATCTTCTTTGA
- the smpB gene encoding SsrA-binding protein SmpB has protein sequence MTENVKVIATNRKAGFEYFLLEKFEAGLALQGSEIKSIRAGQISIQESYVDIENGEQAWLVEAHIAPYEQANRFNHEPKRKRKLLLHKKQIRELWNNVRIKGMTVVPTRVYLKNGRAKIEIALAKGKKAYDKRATIAKRDEARSAERQTRVR, from the coding sequence ATGACGGAAAACGTAAAGGTAATCGCCACGAACCGCAAAGCGGGCTTCGAATATTTCCTACTCGAAAAGTTTGAGGCAGGGCTGGCGCTACAGGGAAGCGAGATCAAATCCATCCGCGCCGGGCAGATCAGCATTCAAGAATCCTACGTGGATATCGAAAACGGCGAACAAGCCTGGCTGGTCGAGGCGCACATCGCGCCGTACGAGCAAGCCAACCGCTTCAACCACGAACCGAAGCGCAAGCGGAAACTGCTCCTCCACAAGAAACAGATCCGCGAGCTATGGAACAACGTCCGCATCAAAGGCATGACGGTCGTGCCGACGCGCGTCTACCTCAAGAACGGACGCGCCAAGATCGAGATCGCGCTCGCCAAAGGCAAGAAAGCATACGACAAACGCGCCACGATCGCAAAACGCGACGAAGCGCGCAGCGCGGAACGGCAAACCAGAGTACGCTAA
- a CDS encoding response regulator transcription factor, protein MKKATILLIEGRHAEIPSFANDLQKKGFDIRLFQNGSQAASKLKQINPAVIVVNAASLRSAGTRICLSLRKKDTKFPIILILKKEKPVDKSLADSVLTLPFTVQKLVNRIKALMPGDGNNLVSAGPIRLDIEHRRVRSLSKNTKLTPRLVTLLHILMDKRGEVVEREALFKKVWETNYTGDTRTLDVHISWLRRAIELDPDNPKFLKTIRGVGYRLDV, encoded by the coding sequence ATGAAAAAGGCAACCATCCTCCTGATCGAAGGACGACACGCAGAAATCCCTTCGTTTGCAAACGATTTGCAAAAGAAGGGATTTGATATTCGCTTATTTCAAAACGGGAGTCAAGCCGCCTCGAAACTCAAACAGATCAACCCAGCCGTGATCGTCGTCAACGCGGCATCATTGAGAAGCGCCGGTACGCGTATCTGCTTATCGCTTCGCAAAAAAGACACCAAATTCCCGATCATATTGATCTTGAAAAAAGAAAAACCAGTGGATAAGAGCCTCGCCGATTCAGTGTTGACGCTTCCGTTTACTGTGCAAAAATTAGTCAATCGTATCAAAGCGCTGATGCCCGGCGACGGAAACAATCTAGTCAGCGCCGGTCCTATACGGCTGGACATCGAACATCGCCGCGTACGATCGCTCAGCAAAAACACAAAACTCACGCCGCGCTTGGTAACATTACTTCACATTTTGATGGACAAACGCGGCGAAGTCGTCGAACGCGAAGCGCTTTTCAAAAAAGTGTGGGAGACGAACTATACCGGCGACACGCGCACGCTGGACGTGCACATCTCATGGTTGCGGCGCGCCATCGAACTCGACCCCGATAACCCGAAGTTTCTTAAAACGATCCGTGGCGTGGGTTATCGCCTAGACGTTTAA
- a CDS encoding site-specific DNA-methyltransferase has protein sequence MPELIWRDKKLDNPVAAHLVTDSMVYPSGHGYQKSKPESKLILGDNLETMAALLHKYEGRVNLIYADPPFFTNKKFSARIGRGEDSRKPKQWKLAEGYHDHWDNLDAYLDFLYQRLALTFRLLAPNGTLYLHLDWHADSYARLLLDEIFGADHFLNEIVWAYHGPSPIRKAFNRKHDIILSYVKGDDYTFNADAVREPYNQNTVNTFKSSRKAGFGKIPDLARGKVPEDWWYFPVIARLHNERTGYPTQKPEALLERIILASSNPGDLVADFFCGSGTTPFVAAKHGRKFIACDESFRAVHTTRKRLVGVSKPFSFERGSSFEIPILPAPLSTKARVSNNSVRLETKLDVEYWEVDPEWDGNIFHSAAQASRPVRSGEIPRELKIKIGRNPCIRFVTANGKQYQLNV, from the coding sequence ATGCCTGAGTTAATTTGGCGGGATAAAAAACTCGACAACCCTGTGGCGGCGCATTTGGTCACAGATTCGATGGTTTATCCAAGCGGTCACGGATACCAAAAATCAAAGCCGGAGAGTAAATTAATTTTGGGGGATAATCTTGAAACGATGGCGGCGCTCCTTCACAAATACGAGGGGCGCGTCAATTTGATCTATGCCGACCCTCCCTTCTTCACCAACAAGAAATTCTCCGCTCGTATTGGACGCGGGGAGGATTCGCGTAAACCGAAGCAATGGAAACTTGCGGAGGGATACCACGATCATTGGGACAACCTCGACGCATACTTGGATTTTTTGTACCAACGCCTCGCTCTGACCTTTCGGCTGCTCGCGCCGAATGGGACTCTGTACCTCCACCTCGACTGGCACGCCGACTCGTACGCGCGCCTCCTGCTTGACGAAATCTTCGGCGCGGACCATTTTCTCAACGAGATTGTCTGGGCGTATCATGGACCTTCGCCCATCCGCAAGGCATTCAACCGCAAGCACGATATCATCCTTTCGTATGTAAAAGGGGATGATTACACGTTCAATGCCGATGCCGTGCGCGAACCATATAACCAAAATACGGTGAACACGTTCAAATCTTCTCGCAAAGCGGGTTTCGGGAAAATACCCGATCTCGCACGCGGTAAAGTCCCCGAAGATTGGTGGTATTTTCCCGTCATTGCGCGCTTGCATAATGAGCGGACAGGCTACCCAACTCAGAAACCTGAAGCATTGCTCGAACGCATTATCCTTGCTTCATCGAATCCGGGCGATTTGGTCGCCGATTTCTTTTGCGGTTCGGGAACAACTCCGTTTGTCGCCGCCAAGCATGGACGAAAATTCATCGCCTGTGACGAATCTTTTCGCGCAGTTCACACAACCCGAAAGCGGCTGGTCGGCGTATCGAAGCCATTTTCGTTTGAACGAGGTTCGAGCTTTGAGATTCCGATTTTACCTGCGCCGCTTTCTACGAAAGCGCGAGTAAGTAACAATTCAGTGCGTTTGGAAACAAAACTTGATGTAGAGTATTGGGAGGTGGACCCGGAGTGGGATGGGAACATCTTTCACAGCGCGGCGCAGGCATCCCGTCCGGTGCGAAGCGGGGAAATCCCGCGTGAATTGAAAATAAAAATCGGACGCAATCCTTGCATCCGATTTGTCACTGCCAATGGGAAACAATATCAGTTAAACGTCTAG
- a CDS encoding L,D-transpeptidase: protein MKNISRRDFLKLGGLSLASLAFSPSFSANLDFDDSNLVRVATNSVSVYSEPDDESPIVSTWYRDELIHVYGEVKAKEPAFNPIWYRVWGGYIHRARLQEVKVNLNKTLPSVDGNTPRLMELTVPFSQPWRTSQAFGWQQLGFRLYYGSLHWVEAVEAGPTGEPWYRIYDDLTGFPYYANPLHLRPIPLEDLAAITPETPVEKKRIEVNLTTQTLTAFEYDKQLLNTTISSGIPNGPRDANGLSTKTPNGEFRIMDKMPNKHMGNGNLFADFTDYELPGVPWTSFFTSQGHAFHGTYWHQNFGTPMSRGCINMRTEEAMWLFRWAKPDHQNGKTYNRGFGTLVRIYY, encoded by the coding sequence ATGAAGAATATCTCTCGACGCGATTTTCTAAAACTCGGCGGATTGAGCCTGGCAAGTTTGGCGTTTTCCCCGTCGTTTTCCGCGAATCTTGATTTCGACGACAGCAATCTTGTCCGCGTGGCTACGAATTCGGTGAGCGTCTATTCGGAGCCGGACGATGAAAGTCCCATTGTGTCCACTTGGTATCGCGATGAGTTGATCCATGTGTACGGCGAAGTGAAAGCGAAAGAACCGGCGTTCAACCCGATTTGGTATCGCGTGTGGGGCGGCTACATCCACCGAGCGCGGTTGCAAGAAGTGAAAGTCAATTTGAACAAAACATTACCGTCCGTTGACGGCAATACACCGCGATTGATGGAACTCACCGTGCCTTTTTCTCAGCCGTGGCGCACCAGTCAAGCGTTTGGCTGGCAGCAACTCGGGTTTCGTCTTTATTATGGTTCGTTGCATTGGGTGGAAGCTGTGGAGGCGGGTCCGACCGGCGAGCCGTGGTATCGGATCTATGACGACCTGACGGGTTTTCCGTACTACGCTAACCCGCTGCACTTGCGTCCGATTCCCTTGGAAGATCTGGCGGCGATCACGCCGGAGACGCCCGTCGAAAAGAAGCGGATCGAAGTCAACCTGACAACCCAAACCCTGACGGCGTTTGAGTATGACAAACAATTGCTCAATACCACGATCAGTTCAGGCATCCCGAACGGTCCGCGCGATGCGAACGGGCTTTCGACGAAAACTCCCAACGGTGAATTTCGCATCATGGATAAAATGCCGAACAAGCACATGGGCAATGGCAATCTGTTCGCCGATTTTACTGATTACGAATTGCCCGGCGTCCCGTGGACAAGTTTCTTCACATCGCAAGGTCACGCGTTCCACGGGACGTACTGGCATCAAAACTTCGGCACGCCCATGAGCCGCGGCTGTATCAACATGCGTACCGAGGAGGCGATGTGGTTGTTCCGTTGGGCAAAACCAGATCATCAGAACGGCAAAACGTATAATCGCGGCTTCGGCACGCTCGTACGGATCTATTATTAG
- a CDS encoding MFS transporter has translation MKFRIPPALTHRKFFYLWLGLLISIAGSQMQFAAIHWHVRELTGEPNPLALGGIGLARIVPVIFFSLLGGPVADNYNRRKILFVTQSVAALEAAALAYLTFTDQIAIWQIYLLTAIQAATMAFDVPARQAMIPNLVSREHLPSAFSLGTIAFNTGAIVGPLIFGIIPAGGQGLAYLLNALSFLAVLGALVFMGQVPQDIKQTGVNLRSMQDGVRFILSRPLILSTMVMDFIATFFASANTMLPIVARDILNVGKSGYAWLVSAQAIGSVTAGIAVSQVSELRRQGRLFLASVTCFGLATIWFGLSKTLVPATIALLLIGAGDAVSTVIRNTIRQLQTPDHIRGRMTSVNQIFFQGGPQLGEAEAGVVASLFGVPFAIVSGGIGCIAGMFLVIWKWPQLISYNGDEPNLAIAPAD, from the coding sequence ATGAAATTTCGCATCCCGCCCGCGCTCACACATCGGAAATTTTTTTACCTTTGGCTGGGCTTGCTCATCTCGATAGCAGGCTCGCAGATGCAATTTGCCGCGATCCATTGGCACGTGCGCGAATTGACCGGCGAGCCGAATCCGCTGGCGTTGGGCGGGATCGGACTCGCTCGCATCGTGCCGGTGATTTTTTTCTCCTTGCTAGGCGGTCCCGTAGCGGATAATTACAACCGGCGCAAAATCTTGTTCGTTACACAGTCTGTCGCGGCGCTCGAAGCCGCGGCGCTGGCTTACCTCACATTCACTGACCAGATCGCCATCTGGCAGATTTATCTCCTCACCGCGATTCAAGCCGCGACCATGGCGTTCGACGTGCCCGCGCGGCAAGCGATGATCCCGAACTTGGTTTCGCGCGAGCATCTTCCGTCCGCGTTCAGTTTAGGAACGATTGCGTTCAACACCGGCGCAATCGTTGGACCCTTAATATTTGGCATCATCCCCGCAGGCGGACAGGGGCTTGCCTATTTGCTGAACGCGTTGTCCTTTCTTGCGGTGCTGGGCGCGTTGGTTTTCATGGGACAGGTTCCTCAGGATATCAAGCAAACCGGCGTCAACCTTCGCTCCATGCAAGATGGCGTTCGCTTCATTCTCTCGCGTCCGTTGATCCTTTCAACCATGGTGATGGATTTCATAGCGACTTTCTTTGCATCAGCCAATACGATGCTGCCGATCGTGGCGCGTGACATTCTGAACGTCGGCAAGAGTGGATATGCTTGGCTGGTATCGGCGCAAGCCATCGGTTCTGTCACGGCGGGGATAGCTGTGTCGCAAGTAAGCGAATTGCGCCGGCAGGGACGGCTTTTCCTCGCGTCCGTCACTTGCTTTGGGCTGGCAACCATCTGGTTTGGGTTGAGCAAAACGCTGGTTCCGGCAACGATCGCTTTGTTGCTCATTGGGGCGGGAGATGCTGTCAGCACGGTGATCCGCAACACCATCCGCCAACTACAGACGCCGGATCACATCCGAGGCAGGATGACTAGTGTGAATCAAATTTTCTTTCAGGGTGGTCCCCAACTAGGGGAGGCGGAAGCGGGGGTTGTCGCATCCCTTTTTGGAGTCCCGTTTGCTATCGTCAGCGGAGGAATCGGGTGCATTGCGGGCATGTTCCTCGTCATTTGGAAGTGGCCCCAACTCATTTCGTATAACGGTGACGAGCCGAATTTGGCAATCGCGCCGGCAGACTGA
- a CDS encoding NAD+ synthase, translating into MQIDLSINADVARQILTGFIKSEVTRAGFSRAVVGLSGGIDSALSCALAVEALGRENVLAVRMPYKSSSADSLVHAELLIEQLEIPSKTIEITEMVEPLFAKDAEITKLRKGNIMARERMIVLYDQSEVFKGLVIGTSNKTEILLGYSTQFGDSASAINPIGDLYKTQIRQLAHALNIPAPIVDKPPSADLWDGQTDEGELGFTYENVDKLLYLLVDQRFSPTECIEDGFDEKFVSAVVKRVQRYQYKRMQPPIAKLSNRTIGYDFLYLRDWGT; encoded by the coding sequence ATGCAAATTGACCTTTCCATCAACGCCGATGTCGCGCGTCAAATCCTCACCGGTTTCATCAAAAGCGAAGTAACCCGCGCCGGATTTTCCCGCGCGGTGGTCGGTCTTTCAGGAGGGATTGATTCGGCGTTGTCCTGCGCGCTGGCTGTCGAAGCGTTGGGACGTGAAAATGTGCTGGCAGTACGAATGCCCTACAAATCCTCGAGCGCCGATTCGCTCGTGCATGCCGAACTACTGATCGAACAATTGGAAATTCCGAGCAAGACCATTGAGATCACCGAAATGGTCGAGCCGTTGTTCGCCAAAGATGCCGAGATAACGAAACTCCGTAAAGGCAACATCATGGCGCGCGAACGGATGATCGTCCTCTACGATCAGTCGGAAGTCTTCAAAGGCTTGGTGATCGGCACAAGCAATAAGACCGAAATCCTACTTGGATATAGCACACAGTTTGGCGATTCCGCTTCGGCAATAAATCCCATCGGCGATTTGTACAAAACACAGATCAGACAATTGGCGCACGCGTTGAACATCCCAGCGCCGATCGTAGACAAGCCGCCCTCCGCCGACTTATGGGACGGTCAAACCGACGAAGGAGAACTGGGTTTCACCTACGAAAACGTTGACAAGTTGCTTTATCTGCTTGTAGATCAGCGTTTTAGTCCGACAGAATGTATAGAGGACGGATTCGATGAAAAATTTGTGAGCGCTGTGGTGAAGCGGGTTCAACGCTATCAGTACAAGCGGATGCAACCGCCAATCGCTAAACTAAGCAACCGCACGATCGGGTACGACTTCTTGTATTTGCGAGATTGGGGAACATGA